In Campylobacter vicugnae, a genomic segment contains:
- a CDS encoding addiction module antidote protein, with protein sequence MLALKEFDPIDFLNNSEMRKEYLNQVLADGDIEELKRAIFYISKAEGLENVAKKANLNMESFYKMFKPNSKPRFESIFKILNALDYKLSCN encoded by the coding sequence ATGCTAGCATTGAAAGAATTTGATCCTATTGATTTTTTGAATAATTCAGAAATGAGAAAGGAGTATTTAAATCAAGTTTTGGCAGATGGCGATATCGAGGAGCTTAAAAGAGCTATATTTTATATTTCCAAAGCCGAAGGCTTAGAGAATGTAGCAAAAAAAGCAAATTTAAATATGGAAAGCTTTTATAAGATGTTTAAACCTAATTCTAAACCTAGATTTGAAAGTATATTTAAAATCCTAAATGCACTTGATTATAAACTTAGTTGCAATTAG
- a CDS encoding tyrosine-type recombinase/integrase translates to MQLRALKTHSTTLKIGTTKNANSRTLPLGGITLKLLSDICDRINLALSLKKSEAMELYLKEPEGYLKGVYYSIARGRYKGLDRENYKNCKINNLTHSICVSRWKDMNKALGFDKRINAKEYNQYALRHTVASRLVSLKKFSAYRLMQYLGHKNIQSSLKYVHLNIDDIRDGIGVGVC, encoded by the coding sequence TTGCAATTAAGAGCTTTAAAAACACACTCTACTACATTAAAAATAGGGACTACTAAGAACGCTAATAGTAGAACCTTACCCTTAGGTGGCATAACCTTAAAACTTTTAAGTGATATATGCGATAGGATTAATTTAGCTTTATCTTTAAAAAAGTCAGAAGCTATGGAGTTATATCTTAAGGAACCTGAAGGATATCTGAAGGGAGTTTATTACTCAATAGCTAGGGGGCGTTACAAAGGATTAGATAGAGAAAATTATAAGAATTGTAAGATAAATAATTTGACACACAGCATATGTGTATCAAGGTGGAAGGATATGAATAAGGCTTTGGGTTTTGATAAGCGAATAAACGCTAAAGAGTATAACCAATATGCCTTAAGACATACAGTAGCAAGTCGTTTGGTTAGCTTAAAGAAGTTTTCAGCTTATAGGCTAATGCAATACTTAGGCCATAAAAATATACAAAGTAGTTTGAAGTATGTCCATCTAAATATCGATGATATAAGAGATGGGATTGGTGTAGGTGTGTGCTAA
- a CDS encoding restriction endonuclease yields MFTHIICFCLGSILTSGYFYIEIKKLKKQKEQEKIEKEKYIKELKQANIDKGAKYEFQIGRHFKGLGYKIYMKGMKEGKKDMGIDIIAYKDKEVLLIQCKNSIYPLKQDIIRKFIGDCHMYEKENNKYLNNKIIKRVIVSNSNMDKGCELYFKQHKVECNFLQIKEN; encoded by the coding sequence ATGTTTACACATATTATATGTTTCTGTCTTGGAAGTATATTAACTAGTGGATATTTTTATATAGAGATAAAAAAATTAAAAAAGCAAAAAGAACAAGAAAAAATAGAAAAAGAAAAATACATAAAAGAATTAAAACAAGCAAATATAGACAAAGGTGCTAAATATGAATTTCAAATAGGAAGACATTTTAAAGGATTGGGATACAAAATATATATGAAAGGAATGAAAGAAGGAAAAAAAGATATGGGAATAGATATAATAGCATATAAAGATAAAGAAGTATTATTAATACAATGCAAAAACTCAATATACCCACTAAAACAAGATATAATAAGAAAATTCATAGGAGATTGCCATATGTATGAAAAAGAAAACAATAAGTATTTAAATAATAAAATTATAAAAAGAGTGATAGTTTCTAACTCAAATATGGATAAAGGATGCGAATTATATTTTAAACAGCATAAAGTAGAGTGCAACTTTTTACAAATTAAAGAGAATTAA
- a CDS encoding type II toxin-antitoxin system RelE/ParE family toxin translates to MEIKYTKQFEKWYLSLSDYKVKSAILRRFDKIKNDDYLGDFKSIDIDLYELRIFVSGGIRLYYTIQNGVLVIFLCGGDKSSQDRDIQKAKNLLKELKC, encoded by the coding sequence ATGGAAATAAAATATACTAAGCAGTTTGAAAAATGGTATCTTTCTTTGTCTGATTATAAAGTTAAATCGGCTATATTGCGTAGATTTGACAAGATAAAAAATGATGATTATTTGGGTGATTTTAAGAGTATAGATATTGATTTATATGAGCTTAGGATTTTTGTTTCAGGTGGGATAAGATTGTATTATACTATTCAAAATGGTGTTTTAGTTATATTTCTTTGTGGTGGTGATAAATCAAGTCAAGATAGAGATATACAAAAAGCTAAAAATTTATTAAAGGAATTAAAATGCTAG
- a CDS encoding LOG family protein produces MKYVTIFGSARLDASSEHYQKAYKIAKALAAAGYGVITGGGGGIMEAANRGAFEAGGDSIGINVILPNEQQLNPYCTKSLTLNNLNERKEALIKDSFAFIILPGGFGTLDEAFEVLTLSQAGLKEHKIIFTQKSFWEPLVEFLDSLGDMGLADKNGYIIIDDIDEILEFLAV; encoded by the coding sequence GTGAAATATGTAACTATTTTTGGCTCAGCCAGATTAGATGCTAGCAGTGAACATTACCAAAAAGCATATAAAATCGCAAAAGCTTTGGCAGCTGCTGGATATGGAGTTATCACTGGCGGAGGTGGCGGTATTATGGAAGCAGCAAACCGTGGAGCATTTGAAGCTGGAGGCGATAGTATCGGTATAAATGTTATCTTACCAAATGAACAACAGCTTAATCCCTACTGTACTAAGTCGCTAACATTAAATAATTTAAACGAGCGCAAAGAAGCTTTGATAAAAGATAGCTTTGCTTTTATTATTTTACCTGGAGGATTTGGAACATTGGATGAAGCCTTTGAGGTATTGACCTTATCTCAAGCTGGGCTAAAAGAGCATAAAATTATATTTACTCAAAAATCTTTTTGGGAGCCGCTTGTTGAGTTTTTAGATTCTCTTGGCGATATGGGGCTAGCTGATAAAAATGGATATATTATTATTGATGATATAGATGAGATTTTAGAGTTTTTAGCAGTGTAG